In Reichenbachiella agarivorans, one genomic interval encodes:
- a CDS encoding RagB/SusD family nutrient uptake outer membrane protein, which translates to MKRTYIILTVLLMSLSINFSCSDLEEEPVGLLAPEAFYQTTSDVQIGINGAYSLLTHESFWGRKLPLSLLLRGDMASIGDMTTTSFRIEVDQMNMSATNGMVSAMWPKGYEILAALNYTMVGAESIDAADTEVNPLLAECRFLRAFIHFHFVRLFGEIPYIDFAFTDANIAYTLPQSSEDDIYAGIIEDLEFAKQHLTDRPVSKQRPGKGTAAAFLASVHLTRANYPAAYAEAKYVIDNSVAFGYSLEPEFADLFDPSIATPSNEVLFELDFKGNDASANPSSLGGTNAAIDYLASVTGPRKDERYTTGEGWSVAVPTLAAFNSFDPQDYRRVVSFDTMMTYNGVATPYTDWGAIPLNVARPHIAKYYRAHGEVLGEGNPAVSAGINARDSENDYCLMRYADVLLMAAEASNEVNGPTAEAEDYVNQVRKRARRELDADPTNDRAVPADVAGGLSKEEFTTMVLEERRVELAFEFGRWYDIKRRQLGVTAFGPSGLEQQNFDPARDYYYPKFQQDVDKNDNLTQNKGY; encoded by the coding sequence ATGAAACGAACATATATAATATTGACCGTCCTTTTGATGAGTTTATCGATCAACTTTTCTTGCTCCGATTTGGAAGAAGAGCCAGTAGGATTGTTGGCACCAGAGGCATTTTACCAGACTACGAGTGATGTCCAGATTGGTATCAATGGTGCTTACTCCTTGTTGACACACGAATCCTTTTGGGGAAGGAAATTACCTCTTTCTCTCTTGTTGAGAGGTGATATGGCAAGTATTGGAGATATGACAACTACTTCATTTCGTATCGAAGTAGATCAGATGAATATGAGTGCGACCAACGGTATGGTGAGCGCCATGTGGCCAAAGGGATATGAAATCTTGGCAGCATTGAATTATACCATGGTAGGTGCTGAATCCATCGATGCGGCAGACACAGAGGTCAATCCTTTGTTGGCTGAGTGTAGATTCTTACGTGCCTTCATACACTTTCACTTTGTGAGGTTGTTTGGAGAGATTCCCTACATTGATTTTGCCTTCACAGATGCCAACATAGCTTATACACTTCCTCAATCATCCGAGGATGATATCTATGCAGGTATCATCGAAGACTTGGAGTTTGCAAAGCAGCATTTGACCGATAGGCCTGTATCCAAACAGCGTCCAGGCAAAGGAACTGCTGCTGCTTTTTTGGCATCTGTGCATTTGACCAGAGCCAATTATCCTGCTGCCTATGCGGAGGCTAAATATGTAATTGATAACAGTGTGGCATTCGGATATAGTTTGGAGCCAGAGTTTGCGGACTTGTTTGATCCTAGTATCGCTACACCGTCCAACGAAGTGTTGTTTGAATTGGACTTCAAAGGAAACGATGCAAGCGCAAACCCAAGTAGTCTAGGTGGAACCAATGCAGCCATAGATTATCTGGCATCAGTTACAGGACCGAGAAAGGATGAACGCTATACTACAGGTGAGGGGTGGAGTGTAGCAGTGCCTACTTTGGCCGCATTCAACTCTTTTGATCCACAGGATTACAGAAGAGTCGTGAGCTTCGACACCATGATGACTTACAATGGTGTGGCGACTCCATACACAGATTGGGGGGCAATCCCACTCAATGTAGCTAGACCACACATAGCTAAGTACTACAGGGCACATGGAGAAGTGTTGGGAGAGGGAAATCCAGCTGTATCAGCAGGAATCAATGCTCGTGATTCTGAAAATGATTACTGCTTGATGAGGTACGCTGATGTCTTGCTGATGGCCGCTGAGGCATCCAACGAAGTGAATGGGCCTACGGCAGAGGCAGAAGACTATGTCAACCAAGTCAGGAAAAGAGCGAGAAGAGAATTGGATGCTGATCCTACCAATGACAGAGCAGTTCCTGCGGATGTAGCTGGTGGATTGAGCAAGGAGGAATTTACCACCATGGTTCTGGAGGAAAGAAGGGTTGAGCTAGCGTTCGAGTTTGGTAGATGGTATGATATCAAACGTAGACAGCTGGGTGTCACGGCATTTGGCCCAAGCGGATTGGAGCAGCAAAACTTTGACCCAGCGAGAGATTATTACTATCCTAAATTCCAACAAGATGTGGATAAAAATGATAATTTAACACAAAACAAAGGTTATTAA